One segment of candidate division WOR-3 bacterium DNA contains the following:
- a CDS encoding dCMP deaminase family protein codes for MQSEKRNDYLTWDEYFMGVAILSAKRSKDPSTQVGACIVNSRNKIVGVGYNGFPLGCSDDDFPWEREGDFLDTKYPYVCHAELNAVINKISVELYDCRIYVGLFPCNECAKVIIQSGIKEVIYLSDKYAESDQTIAAKKMFDSSSVKYSRFDGARKNIVIDFENT; via the coding sequence ATGCAGTCGGAAAAAAGAAATGATTATCTGACCTGGGATGAATATTTCATGGGCGTAGCAATACTTTCTGCAAAAAGAAGCAAAGACCCCTCGACGCAGGTTGGCGCCTGCATAGTCAACTCAAGAAACAAAATTGTCGGCGTCGGTTACAACGGATTTCCCCTCGGATGTTCCGATGACGATTTTCCATGGGAGAGAGAGGGGGACTTTCTCGACACAAAATATCCTTACGTGTGTCACGCCGAATTAAACGCCGTCATAAATAAAATAAGCGTCGAACTATACGACTGCAGAATATACGTCGGTCTTTTTCCGTGCAACGAATGCGCCAAAGTTATAATACAGTCGGGAATAAAGGAAGTCATTTATCTTTCAGACAAATACGCCGAATCCGACCAGACGATTGCCGCAAAAAAGATGTTCGACAGCTCGTCGGTAAAATACAGTAGATTCGACGGCGCGAGGAAAAATATTGTAATTGACTTTGAAAATACCTGA